In the genome of Raphanus sativus cultivar WK10039 chromosome 4, ASM80110v3, whole genome shotgun sequence, one region contains:
- the LOC108852264 gene encoding transcription factor PRE5 has translation MSNRRSRQSSSATRISDDQMIDLVSKLRQFLPEIRERRRSDKVSASTVLQETCNYIRKLHREVDNLSDRLSLLLDSVDEDSQEAAVIRNLLM, from the exons ATGTCTAACAGAAGATCAAGACAATCATCAAGTGCTACGAGGATCTCTGATGACCAGATGATCGACCTCGTTAGTAAGCTCCGTCAGTTTTTGCCGGAGATTCGTGAACGGCGCCGTTCTGATAAG gtGTCAGCATCGACTGTACTGCAAGAGACATGCAACTACATAAGAAAGCTGCATAGAGAAGTTGACAATCTCAGCGACCGTTTGTCGCTGCTCCTCGACTCCGTTGATGAAGATAGCCAAGAAGCTGCCGTCATTAGAAACCTGCTCATGTAA
- the LOC108852635 gene encoding uncharacterized protein At3g28850-like — protein MGCTSSKHRKRCHHCQQGYCPVSMRQIQSVHHPSQHSDDSCHMVALSSTSLGSLKLCGSSDFSGNLVSAAAAEESGEKRRASVNAFVHKERLEKEKPNLEMQAKFIEAKVWSSMMNEKIPKIVPKTPVLTPPGEPETINTWEMMDGLEDSVTPNHVRSFSFDFAGHGGGCERPKLNGDVKPLWLQLEEEGLDDLVDFDPEIISSFRRSLQELPSEHPFHNSIHDLKLRPQFKFSDDEEEEEEEPTGKDRVILYFTSLRGIRKTYEDSCDVRSILKSSGVRVDERDVSMHSGFKDELKELLGGKFKNGVGITLPRVFLGKKLLGGAEEIRKLNEEGKLEKLLQGCERVEENKYCNGQECEACGDVRFVPCETCSGSCKVYYEHEDDDDDDDDDESVEEEKEYGFQKCLECNENGLIRCPICCD, from the coding sequence ATGGGCTGTACGAGCTCGAAGCACCGTAAGCGATGCCACCACTGCCAGCAAGGATATTGTCCGGTGAGCATGCGTCAAATCCAATCGGTGCACCACCCATCTCAACACTCCGACGACAGCTGCCACATGGTTGCTCTCAGCTCCACCAGCCTCGGATCCCTCAAGCTCTGCGGCTCCTCTGACTTCAGCGGTAACCTTgtctccgccgccgccgccgaaGAGTCTGGAGAGAAGCGACGAGCCTCCGTGAATGCGTTTGTTCACAAAGAGAGGTTAGAGAAGGAGAAACCTAATTTGGAGATGCAGGCTAAGTTTATTGAAGCTAAAGTATGGTCAAGCATGATGAACGAGAAGATCCCCAAGATTGTCCCTAAAACTCCGGTCTTGACGCCTCCCGGAGAGCCGGAGACGATCAACACGTGGGAGATGATGGATGGGCTTGAAGATTCTGTGACCCCTAATCACGTTAGGAGCTTCTCGTTTGATTTTGCTGGTCATGGTGGTGGTTGTGAACGTCCCAAGTTGAATGGTGATGTGAAGCCACTGTGGCTTCAGTTGGAGGAAGAAGGGCTTGACGACTTGGTTGATTTCGATCCTGAGATCATATCTTCATTCAGGAGGTCTCTCCAAGAACTTCCTTCTGAACATCCTTTTCACAATTCGATTCATGACTTGAAACTGAGGCCACAGTTTAAGTTCTCtgatgatgaagaggaagaagaagaggaaccTACTGGTAAAGACAGAGTGATACTCTACTTCACAAGCCTTAGAGGTATCAGGAAGACATATGAAGATAGCTGTGATGTCAGAAGTATACTAAAAAGTAGTGGAGTTAGAGTGGATGAGCGGGATGTGTCGATGCATTCTGGTTTCAAAGACGAGCTTAAGGAGCTGCTTGGGGGTAAATTCAAAAATGGTGTTGGGATCACCTTACCTAGAGTTTTCTTGGGGAAGAAGTTACTCGGAGGAGCAGAGGAGATTCGGAAGTTGAACGAAGAAGGGAAGCTTGAGAAGCTTCTACAAGGCTGCGAGAGGGTGGAAGAAAACAAATACTGTAATGGGCAAGAATGTGAGGCTTGTGGAGATGTAAGGTTTGTGCCTTGTGAGACATGTTCAGGGAGCTGCAAAGTGTACTATGaacatgaagatgatgatgatgatgatgatgatgatgaaagtGTAGAGGAAGAAAAAGAGTATGGGTTTCAAAAATGTCTCGAGTGTAACGAGAATGGACTCATCAGATGTCCTATTTGTTGTGATTAG